One Rosa chinensis cultivar Old Blush chromosome 3, RchiOBHm-V2, whole genome shotgun sequence DNA window includes the following coding sequences:
- the LOC112195352 gene encoding probable protein phosphatase 2C 23 gives MGNAIAKVSHCCSVAGDVSRRHDVDVVSPDEGLGHSFYYIRRPEIISPTTSFEASSEEFPNPATTTFRSISGASVSANTFTPPSTTLYDLYPDSSGGLDRAARFESSTSFASIPLQPVPRNPGLPGSGPAERGFLSGPIERGFMSGPIDRLVCSGPIEKQSEKMERSLSFGLEKKPKRRNLMRMIRRAISKSMNRRHKSAVTPKETESEKIGEELNPSSTNLSSHASLSGNENGIGDFSMESQNLQWAQGKAGEDRVHVVVSDEHGWVFVGIYDGFNGPDAPDYLLSNLYSAVHEELKGLLWSDMLEIESMDLKSSESNVVSCSFSEVGCIDGVDKENCTVENVLSNRKQSRHLRNESNEMDNKWEESQRRWKCEWDRERPELDRLTKENLKLKVSNGVAAANPSDVLKALSEALRKTEEAYLDVADKMVTENPELALMGSCVLVMLMKGDDVYLMNVGDSRAVLAQKADPKIKRNLERINEEALCERRSSSADELYSLNNLTSVQLTMDHSTSVKEEVRRIRNEHPDDATAVMNKRVKGYLKVTRAFGAGFLKQPKWNDALLEMFRLNYVGTAPYITCIPSLYHHKLRPRDRLLILSSDGLYQYFTNEEAVSEVELFISSFPDGDPAQHLIEEVLFRAAKKAGLAFHELLDIPQGERRRYHDDISILIISLEGRIWRSSL, from the exons aTGGGCAACGCCATCGCAAAGGTCTCTCACTGCTGCTCTGTCGCCGGCGATGTCTCCAGGCGCCACGACGTCGACGTCGTCTCCCCCGACGAGGGTCTCGGCCACTCCTTCTACTACATTCGCCGCCCAGAAATAATCTCCCCCACGACCTCGTTTGAGGCTTCCTCTGAGGAGTTCCCCAACCCGGCTACCACCACGTTCCGGTCAATCTCCGGCGCCTCCGTCAGCGCCAACACGTTCACGCCGCCGTCTACTACACTATATGATCTCTACCCCGACAGCTCCGGTGGTCTCGATCGTGCTGCTAGGTTTGAGAGCTCTACTTCGTTCGCTTCGATTCCTCTGCAGCCGGTTCCTCGGAACCCGGGACTTCCGGGGTCCGGTCCTGCTGAAAGAGGCTTCTTGTCCGGTCCGATCGAGCGGGGGTTCATGTCCGGTCCGATTGACCGGTTGGTGTGTTCGGGTCCGATTGAGAAGCAGTCCGAGAAGATGGAGAGAAGCCTCtcttttgggcttgagaaaaagCCCAAGAGAAGGAATTTGATGAGGATGATAAGAAGAGCGATTTCGAAGAGTATGAATCGGCGGCACAAGTCGGCTGTGACGCCGAAAGAAACGGAGTCGGAGAAAATCGGCGAGGAGTTGAATCCGAGTAGTACTAACTTGAGCAGCCATGCGAGTTTGAGTGGAAATGAGAATGGGATTGGGGATTTCTCAATGGAAAGTCAGAATCTTCAGTGGGCTCAAGGGAAGGCGGGTGAGGATCGAGTTCATGTTGTGGTTTCTGATGAGCATGGTTGGGTGTTCGTGGGGATTTATGATGGGTTTAATGGCCCTGATGCTCCTGATTATTTGTTGTCTAATCTTTACTCTGCTGTGCATGAGGAGCTCAAGGGATTGCTGTGGAGTGACATGTTGGAAATCGAATCCATGGATTTGAAATCATCGGAGTCGAATGTGGTTTCGTGTTCTTTTAGTGAGGTTGGCTGCATTGATGGAGTTGATAAGGAGAATTGTACAGTGGAGAATGTGTTGTCAAATAGAAAACAGAGCAGGCATTTGAGGAATGAAAGTAATGAGATGGATAATAAGTGGGAGGAGAGTCAGAGGAGATGGAAGTGTGAATGGGATAGAGAAAGGCCAGAGCTTGATAGGTTAACTAAGGAGAACTTGAAGCTTAAGGTGTCAAATGGTGTGGCAGCTGCGAACCCCTCGGATGTTCTCAAGGCTCTTTCGGAGGCATTAAGAAAAACTGAAGAGGCCTATTTGGATGTTGCGGATAAGATGGTTACGGAAAATCCTGAGCTGGCTCTGATGGGGTCTTGTGTGCTGGTGATGTTGATGAAGGGAGATGATGTTTATCTGATGAATGTTGGGGATAGTCGTGCGGTTTTAGCTCAGAAAGCCGATCCCAAGATCAAGCGAAACTTGGAACGGATTAATGAGGAAGCTTTATGCGAACGTCGATCATCTAGTGCTGATGAGCTTTACAGTTTAAACAATTTGACTTCGGTTCAGCTGACAATGGATCACAGCACAAGTGTGAAAGAG GAAGTTCGAAGAATAAGGAATGAACATCCAGATGATGCTACTGCAGTGATGAATAAGAGAGTGAAGGGTTATTTGAAGGTCACTCGGGCATTTGGTGCCGGCTTTCTAAAACAG CCAAAATGGAATGATGCACTGCTAGAGATGTTTAGACTCAATTATGTTGGGACTGCCCCCTACATTACATGTATACCATCACTGTATCACCACAAACTCAGACCAAGAGACAGACTCTTAATATTGTCCTCTGATGGACTCTATCAGTACTTCACCAATGAAGAAGCCGTCTCCGAAGTAGAGTTGTTCATCTCTTCCTTTCCTGATGGTGACCCTGCACAACATCTGATTGAAGAAGTGTTGTTTAGAGCAGCAAAGAAAGCTG GACTGGCCTTCCATGAACTGCTTGACATCCCACAAGGCGAACGTCGTCGGTACCATGATGACATTTCCATTCTTATTATTTCACTTGAGGGAAGAATATGGCGTTCATCGCTTTGA